The segment GCAAACTTGGTATGTGAAGATATCAATTCCAGTGAAGCCAGCGTTTGGTGTATAGGTAACGGTATTGTCGCCGTTAACAACGAAAGTTCCGTTGGTTGGGTTTACCGTTATGGTAACCATCAATCCACCATCTTCAAGACCGGAGTCGTTTCCAAGCACAGGAATGGTAACAGGAGTATCTTGCTTGGTCGATGTAGTATCGTTTACAGCTACAGGAAGGTGATTGATCGCTGTTGGATTAACGGTGATGGTCACGGTAGCCGTTGCACAGTCGCCGTCGGCATCGCACACTTGGTATATAAAGGTGTCGGTTCCGGTAAATCCTGCGTTCGGTGTATAGGTAACTGTGTTATCGCCGTTAACAACGAAAGTTCCGTTGGTTGGGTTTACCGTTATGGTAACCGCAAGACCTCCATCTTCAAGACCTGTGTCGTTTCCAAGCACTGGAATGGTAACTGGAGTTTCAATGAAAGTTGTCTGAGAATCGTCAAACGCTATTGGTATATGGTTTGGCACCGGAGTGTTGATATCGGTGTTGTTGCCCGGTGTAGGATCCATGGTAGTGCTGGTCACAGTTGCAGTGTTGGCGTATGACCCAGTTGCTAGAACGGTTGCGGTGATGTTAAGCGAAGCGGTAGCGCCGTTAGCCAGATTACCAATAGTCCATATACCTGTAACTGGAACATATGATGCACCGAGATCGTTGGATACGTAAGTGTAGCCGGATGGAAGGATATCGGTTGTGGTAACGCCAG is part of the Williamwhitmania taraxaci genome and harbors:
- a CDS encoding Ig-like domain-containing protein — protein: GVTTTDILPSGYTYVSNDLGASYVPVTGIWTIGNLANGATASLNITATVLATGSYANTATVTSTTMDPTPGNNTDINTPVPNHIPIAFDDSQTTFIETPVTIPVLGNDTGLEDGGLAVTITVNPTNGTFVVNGDNTVTYTPNAGFTGTDTFIYQVCDADGDCATATVTITVNPTAINHLPVAVNDTTSTKQDTPVTIPVLGNDSGLEDGGLMVTITVNPTNGTFVVNGDNTVTYTPNAGFTGIDIFTYQVCDANGDCTTATVTITVIGTVIVPEGFSPNGDGVNDNFVIPGLDNFDKLSVEIFNRWGNVVYKEEHYKNDWDGKANVGFTIGSDLPVGTYFFLVTIHDNGKKITGYVYITR